A window from Staphylococcus succinus encodes these proteins:
- the adcA gene encoding zinc ABC transporter substrate-binding lipoprotein AdcA: MKRTIYISFLVIILSIVMTACGKDDAERNVQGDDKKLKINTTVYPLKSFAEQIGGEHVSVESIYPEGTDMHSFEPTQKDIISASKADLFIYTGDDLDPVAKKVAATIKTQDKKLALEDKLDKSQLLTDQHSHEESEEHNHGSEEGHHHHGGYDPHIWLDPKFDQTFAKEIKDELIKKDPNHKKEYEKNYKKLNKELTQIDEKMKDTTKDKKGNAVFISHESMGYLANRYGFVQKGVQNMNAEDPSQKDLTKIVKEINESGTKYILYEDNVSNKVTDTIRKETKAKPLKFYNMESLTKAQQSDKTITFQSLMKKNIKHINMALNDNIKVNDDSKKNKHEKAISEGYFKDSQVKDRKLSDYNGDWQSIYPYLKDGSLDEVMKHKANEDDSMSEKEYKAYYEKGYETDIENLKINNDTIEFTKDGKKIQGKYKYDGKDILKYEKGNRGVRFTYKLTEGEDKTLPKYVQFSDHNIAPTKSHHFHIFIGNDRGKVLKELDNWPTYYPQDLTKKEIKEEMLAH; this comes from the coding sequence ATGAAGAGAACAATATACATATCATTTCTAGTTATTATCTTATCTATTGTAATGACAGCATGTGGAAAAGACGATGCAGAGCGTAACGTTCAAGGAGATGACAAAAAATTAAAAATAAACACTACAGTTTATCCGTTAAAATCATTTGCAGAACAAATTGGTGGAGAGCATGTTTCTGTAGAATCTATTTATCCAGAAGGCACAGACATGCACAGCTTTGAACCAACACAAAAAGATATTATCAGCGCGAGTAAGGCTGATTTATTCATTTACACGGGTGATGATTTAGACCCTGTTGCTAAAAAAGTAGCAGCCACAATTAAAACACAAGATAAAAAATTGGCATTGGAAGATAAATTGGATAAATCGCAATTACTGACAGACCAACATAGTCACGAGGAGTCAGAAGAACATAATCACGGTAGTGAAGAAGGTCATCATCATCATGGTGGATATGATCCACACATATGGCTAGATCCTAAGTTTGATCAAACCTTTGCGAAAGAAATTAAAGATGAGTTGATTAAAAAAGACCCAAATCATAAAAAAGAATACGAGAAAAATTATAAAAAATTAAATAAAGAATTAACACAAATTGATGAAAAAATGAAAGATACAACAAAGGATAAAAAAGGGAACGCAGTATTTATTTCTCATGAATCAATGGGATATCTAGCTAATCGTTATGGATTTGTACAAAAAGGTGTCCAAAATATGAATGCTGAAGATCCTTCACAAAAAGATTTAACTAAAATTGTAAAAGAAATTAATGAGTCTGGTACTAAATATATTCTCTATGAAGATAACGTTTCAAATAAGGTGACAGATACAATACGTAAAGAAACTAAGGCAAAACCATTAAAATTTTATAATATGGAATCATTAACTAAAGCACAACAAAGTGATAAAACAATCACCTTCCAATCATTAATGAAGAAAAACATTAAGCATATTAATATGGCTTTAAATGATAATATTAAAGTCAACGATGACAGTAAAAAGAACAAGCATGAGAAAGCTATATCGGAAGGTTATTTTAAAGATAGCCAAGTTAAAGATAGAAAGCTTTCAGATTATAATGGTGACTGGCAATCAATATATCCATACTTAAAAGATGGTAGCTTGGATGAAGTAATGAAACATAAAGCTAATGAAGATGATTCAATGTCAGAAAAAGAATATAAGGCATATTATGAAAAGGGTTACGAAACTGATATTGAAAATTTGAAAATAAATAATGATACGATTGAATTCACGAAGGATGGTAAGAAAATACAAGGTAAATATAAATATGATGGAAAAGATATTTTGAAATATGAAAAAGGTAATAGAGGTGTTAGGTTTACGTATAAACTTACAGAAGGCGAAGATAAAACATTACCTAAATATGTGCAATTTAGTGATCATAATATAGCGCCGACAAAATCACATCATTTTCATATATTTATAGGTAATGATAGAGGAAAAGTCTTAAAAGAATTAGATAACTGGCCGACGTATTATCCTCAAGATTTAACTAAAAAGGAAATAAAAGAGGAGATGTTAGCACACTAA
- a CDS encoding YceI family protein, which produces MTTFNFDPAHSAVEFSIKHLVISNIKGRFNDFDAKIEGDVNDLSTLKGEFAIKADSIDTRVEDRDGHLRSGDFLDVENYPEIKFEITHADNKSITGNLTIKDVTKEETFELNYEGKSKNPMNGAETVGFIVNGAIERDKYGVTFNQTLETGGVMIGKDIKFQVSLEFALED; this is translated from the coding sequence ATGACAACATTTAATTTTGACCCAGCACATTCAGCAGTGGAATTTTCAATTAAGCATTTAGTTATTTCAAACATTAAAGGTAGATTTAATGATTTTGATGCTAAAATAGAAGGCGATGTAAATGATTTGAGTACACTTAAAGGTGAGTTCGCTATTAAAGCTGATTCAATTGATACGCGTGTAGAAGATCGCGATGGGCATTTACGTAGCGGTGATTTCCTAGATGTTGAAAACTATCCAGAAATCAAATTTGAAATTACTCATGCTGATAATAAATCAATTACTGGTAACTTAACTATAAAAGATGTAACAAAAGAAGAAACATTTGAATTGAATTATGAAGGAAAAAGTAAAAATCCAATGAATGGTGCCGAAACGGTAGGTTTTATCGTAAATGGTGCAATTGAACGTGACAAATATGGGGTTACATTTAACCAAACGCTCGAAACAGGTGGCGTTATGATTGGCAAAGATATTAAATTTCAAGTGAGTTTAGAATTTGCTTTAGAAGATTAA
- a CDS encoding DsbA family protein, whose protein sequence is MKKLWISLMIAATILLLVGCTNPEHAHKDDKRDSNGKIKIIEYGDFKCPYCKKVEHNIMPKLKRDYIDKNKVNYQFVNMAFLGKDSIIGSRAGHAVKQIAPSRYLKFQSLMFEQQPDSEKKWITEEVVDKQIDKLAIKKTTKEKIKKEYKTKNSKSWQAAKDDQKQYKDKHIDTAPTVYIAGKKLEDPYHYDNYKKLLDKQ, encoded by the coding sequence ATGAAAAAGTTATGGATAAGTTTAATGATAGCAGCAACAATATTACTGTTGGTGGGATGTACGAATCCAGAGCATGCACATAAAGATGACAAACGTGATAGTAATGGCAAAATAAAAATCATCGAATATGGTGATTTTAAATGTCCTTATTGTAAAAAAGTTGAACATAATATCATGCCAAAACTAAAAAGAGATTATATCGACAAGAACAAAGTAAACTATCAATTTGTAAATATGGCATTTTTAGGAAAAGATTCTATAATTGGATCTAGAGCTGGGCATGCAGTTAAACAAATAGCACCAAGTCGCTATTTAAAATTTCAATCATTAATGTTTGAACAACAACCCGATTCAGAAAAAAAATGGATTACCGAAGAAGTGGTGGACAAACAAATTGATAAATTAGCGATTAAAAAGACGACTAAAGAGAAAATAAAAAAAGAATATAAAACAAAAAATAGTAAATCATGGCAAGCAGCTAAAGATGATCAAAAGCAATACAAAGATAAACACATTGATACTGCACCTACAGTTTATATTGCTGGTAAAAAACTAGAAGACCCTTATCACTATGATAATTATAAAAAGTTATTAGATAAGCAATAA
- a CDS encoding cystatin-like fold lipoprotein, producing the protein MKKLLILIVVSVAISAGCSSSKYTDKIEKAVNQQQTYQKHLAQKQEGDAHKKFDKKEANIYVYEKGKYVTLAYKPLKEDAEVHYYTYKFKNGKAKYLIDFNSKGYTQTHEADYKEENMNINE; encoded by the coding sequence ATGAAAAAGTTATTGATTTTGATTGTTGTATCGGTAGCAATAAGTGCGGGATGCAGCAGTAGTAAATATACAGACAAAATAGAAAAAGCTGTCAATCAGCAACAAACATATCAAAAGCATTTAGCTCAGAAACAAGAAGGCGATGCGCATAAAAAATTCGATAAAAAAGAAGCTAATATTTATGTATATGAAAAAGGGAAATATGTAACATTAGCTTATAAACCATTAAAAGAAGATGCCGAAGTGCATTATTATACTTATAAATTTAAAAATGGAAAAGCTAAATATTTAATTGATTTTAATTCAAAAGGCTATACACAAACTCATGAAGCAGATTATAAAGAAGAAAATATGAATATTAATGAATAA